The following coding sequences lie in one Lytechinus pictus isolate F3 Inbred unplaced genomic scaffold, Lp3.0 scaffold_20, whole genome shotgun sequence genomic window:
- the LOC135157928 gene encoding uncharacterized protein K02A2.6-like, which translates to MTHSDHQPQKSDPVPDLQQQSEHYLFHIQDKSVPAMPKPIVTVHVNGTPIKAVIDTGASVMVMAQKTYIQLKPQPHLDVHSVPVYGYGSETPLDIRGTFSATVCYKSTSVNTTVYVTSHDGDTLLNLATATALGLIEFTYATSSASPESVYPDRFTGIGKLNTYRYHVQADPSVTPVAVPHRRIPFHMRDKVVKELDRLLESDIIKKVENTPTPWVSPITVVPKRNTEAICICVDMRNVNTAIKRERHNIPTVDDLIATLNGATTFSTLDLNSGYHQIELDESSRQYTVFSTHVGLFRYKRLNFGLSSAAEVFQHVILMTFQDLPGVVNISDDLLIFGRNKAEHDTRLHAVMQRLREVNLTLNPAKCVFNTDRVVYFGHVFTANGISPDPRKVEAIHAVAEPQNVSEIRSFLGMVTYCARFIPDLASISAPLRELTRADVPWSWGPPQAAAFQRIKDLVSKHCTMGYFNPAYQSEVIVDAGPLGLGAILVQHDSRTQSVIPIALASRSLTPVEQRYSQTEREALAITWAVRHFHIYLYGVSFVVTTDHKPLLSMFNNANSKPPIRIERWLLRLQAYNFRVQYHPGKLNPADYMSRHPRTTHSEGSSAEEEIAEQHVSFIAAHAIPKTVTHEDIVSATSADEALQNCMRAIQDDSWGDLLASADAALQSEYRSLHEIRDQLTIAENGSILLRDHRIVIPRSLRQRINNIAHEDHQGITKTKALLREKVWFPSIDRMTEHTIRDCLSCQMNSVDHAKEPLRMTELPQQPWTEVSVDFADLPTGDHMLVVIDDYSHFVEVEIVSSTAASQVIPKLDRIFSSFGVPSVVRTDNGPPFNGADFNQFANYLGFKHRRVTPRWPQANGEVERFMRTLKKVYRCAIAEHKCWKQEVYRFLRNYRATPHSTTGVPPATLLFGRPLRTRLPESPQIQHDLHSSVRNRDEAKKQHMKAYADSRGKTQTSRIAVGDMVLVRRDGMVPKHQSPYLAQPYKVVRKRGSRITVRCANHYITRNCSRFKLYGGPAPPFSHDDDDDIEPCNIQDAQNDPMPAGNPQPAEPRRNPPRERRPPLRFRDFVPN; encoded by the coding sequence ATGACGCACAGTGATCACCAACCTCAGAAGTCAGACCCTGTCCCTGACCTTCAACAGCAAAGTGAACATTACCTGTTTCATATTCAGGATAAATCAGTACCTGCTATGCCTAAACCGATTGTTACAGTACATGTTAATGGAACTCCCATTAAGGCAGTTATTGACACCGGGGCATCAGTCATGGTGATGGCCCAGAAAACCTACATTCAGCTCAAGCCACAACCCCATCTGGATGTGCATTCTGTTCCTGTCTATGGCTACGGTAGTGAAACACCACTTGATATTAGAGGTACTTTTTCAGCAACGGTTTGCTACAAGTCTACTTCTGTCAACACTACAGTTTATGTTACCTCTCATGATGGTGACACGCTTCTGAACTTAGCGACAGCCACTGCGCTTGGTCTTATTGAGTTTACATACGCAACATCGTCAGCGTCACCTGAATCAGTCTATCCAGATCGCTTTACCGGGATAGGAAAGTTAAACACTTATCGCTATCACGTCCAAGCTGATCCATCGGTAACTCCAGTAGCTGTCCCACATCGACGAATACCGTTCCATATGCGCGATAAAGTGGTCAAGGAACTTGATCGCTTACTAGAGAGTGATATCATCAAGAAGGTAGAGAACACGCCTACGCCATGGGTTTCGCCCATCACTGTTGTACCAAAGCGTAATACCGAAGCCATTTGCATCTGTGTTGATATGCGCAACGTCAACACTGCAATCAAGCGAGAACGTCACAACATACCTACAGTTGATGATCTTATTGCTACACTCAATGGCGCTACAACGTTCAGTACGTTAGATTTGAACTCAGGATATCATCAGATAGAACTCGATGAGTCCTCCCGCCAGTATACCGTATTCTCTACACACGTAGGACTATTTAGGTACAAACGCCTAAATTTTGGATTATCTTCAGCAGCTGAAGTGTTTCAGCATGTGATCCTGATGACATTTCAAGACCTACCAGGCGTTGTGAACATCAGCGATGATCTACTCATTTTTGGCCGAAACAAAGCAGAACATGACACACGACTTCATGCGGTCATGCAGCGCCTACGTGAGGTGAACCTAACGCTGAATCCTGCTAAGTGTGTCTTTAACACAGATCGTGTTGTATACTTTGGCCATGTCTTCACCGCCAATGGTATTAGCCCTGATCCTCGTAAGGTGGAAGCGATCCATGCTGTCGCGGAGCCACAGAACGTCTCAGAGATACGCAGTTTCTTGGGCATGGTAACTTACTGTGCTCGTTTCATTCCAGATCTCGCGTCAATATCTGCTCCTCTCAGAGAACTCACACGAGCTGATGTGCCGTGGTCATGGGGACCGCCCCAAGCAGCAGCATTTCAGCGTATCAAGGACCTTGTTTCTAAGCACTGTACCATGGGATACTTCAACCCAGCATACCAGTCAGAGGTTATTGTTGATGCAGGCCCACTTGGCCTCGGAGCGATTCTGGTTCAGCATGACTCTCGTACGCAGTCAGTTATCCCAATCGCGTTAGCTAGTCGCTCATTGACACCCGTAGAACAACGCTACTCGCAAACTGAGAGAGAGGCACTTGCCATCACTTGGGCTGTTAGACATTTTCACATTTATCTGTATGGAGTATCATTCGTTGTGACAACAGATCACAAGCCTCTGTTGTCCATGTTCAACAATGCCAACTCAAAGCCGCCAATCCGCATTGAACGTTGGTTACTTCGGCTACAAGCGTACAATTTCAGGGTCCAGTACCACCCTGGAAAATTGAATCCAGCCGACTATATGTCACGGCACCCGCGTACTACCCACAGTGAGGGATCATCAGCCGAAGAAGAAATCGCAGAACAACATGTCTCGTTTATCGCAGCACACGCAATTCCAAAGACAGTTACGCATGAGGATATCGTATCAGCAACAAGCGCTGATGAAGCTCTTCAGAACTGTATGCGTGCTATCCAGGATGATAGCTGGGGTGATCTTCTAGCGTCTGCAGATGCAGCATTGCAGAGTGAGTACAGAAGCCTACATGAAATACGTGATCAACTTACCATAGCAGAAAATGGTAGCATTCTCTTACGTGATCATCGCATCGTCATTCCACGCTCACTTAGACAGCGTATCAACAACATAGCACATGAGGATCATCAGGGTATAACTAAGACAAAGGCTCTCTTGCGTGAGAAGGTGTGGTTTCCTTCTATTGATCGTATGACTGAACACACAATTCGCGATTGTTTATCTTGCCAGATGAACAGTGTTGACCATGCGAAAGAACCACTTCGAATGACTGAGCTTCCACAACAGCCATGGACCGAAGTTAGCGTAGACTTTGCCGATCTACCGACTGGTGATCACATGTTGGTAGTCATCGATGATTACTCACATTTCGTAGAAGTAGAAATAGTTTCCTCTACAGCAGCGAGTCAGGTCATCCCCAAGCTTGACCGAATCTTCTCAAGCTTTGGCGTTCCTTCTGTAGTCCGTACTGACAATGGCCCACCATTCAACGGCGCAGATTTCAATCAGTTTGCTAACTACTTAGGGTTCAAGCACAGGAGAGTTACTCCGCGTTGGCCTCAAGCTAATGGTGAGGTCGAAAGATTCATGCGAACTCTCAAGAAAGTCTACCGCTGTGCCATCGCAGAGCACAAGTGTTGGAAGCAGGAAGTATACAGGTTCTTGCGTAACTATCGTGCTACACCACACTCTACTACTGGTGTTCCTCCTGCAACTCTTCTCTTTGGAAGGCCATTGCGTACACGTCTTCCAGAATCTCCGCAGATCCAACATGATCTACATTCTTCAGTTCGCAATCGCGATGAAGCCAAGAAACAACACATGAAAGCATACGCTGATAGTCGCGGAAAAACTCAGACATCGAGAATCGCGGTTGGTGATATGGTGCTTGTTCGCAGAGATGGAATGGTTCCAAAGCACCAGTCGCCATACCTTGCGCAACCATACAAAGTTGTGAGAAAGCGTGGATCTCGCATTACCGTCCGTTGTGCCAATCATTATATCACACGCAATTGTTCGCGATTCAAGTTGTATGGTGGTCCAGCTCCACCATTtagtcatgatgatgatgatgacattgaaCCTTGTAACATTCAAGATGCACAAAATGATCCAATGCCAGCGGGAAATCCGCAACCTGCTGAACCACGTCGCAATCCGCCTCGCGAGCGACGTCCCCCATTACGTTTTCGTGATTTTGTGCCTAACTAA
- the LOC135157927 gene encoding uncharacterized protein LOC135157927: MNLPQFERFSVHDEPTTVGSRWTKYVKRLDNLFTAFAITDAKQQRTLLLHYAGLEVCDIFESLPDTGESYVTAKSALEKHFCPQVNVEYERFGFRQCKQNESETVDQYCRRLKQLSSSCDFVNRDSEIKSQIILGCHSQKLRRHALREPQLTLEKLLGAARVFEQADRHASVIEGTTSVQAMNIRSSKAYQYQRQQHSTVPLPTSVF, from the coding sequence ATGAACCTACCACAATTTGAGAGATTTTCTGTACACGATGAGCCCACTACAGTTGGTTCAAGATGGACCAAATACGTGAAAAGACTGGACAATTTATTCACAGCTTTCGCCATTACCGACGCGAAGCAGCAGCGGACACTCCTCCTTCACTACGCCGGGCTGGAGGTGTGCGATATCTTCGAGTCTCTGCCGGACACAGGTGAGTCGTACGTGACAGCAAAGAGTGCTCTGGAGAAACATTTCTGTCCTCAAGTGAATGTTGAGTATGAACGGTTCGGTTTTAGACAGTGCAAACAAAACGAGAGTGAGACAGTTGACCAATATTGTCGTCGCTTAAAGCAGTTATCTTCATCTTGTGATTTTGTAAACAGGGATTCTGAAATCAAATCCCAGATCATCCTTGGTTGTCACTCTCAGAAACTTCGCCGTCATGCGCTGAGAGAACCACAGCTGACCCTGGAGAAGCTCCTAGGTGCGGCTCGCGTTTTCGAGCAAGCCGATCGCCATGCCTCCGTTATTGAAGGCACAACGTCCGTCCAAGCAATGAACATTCGCTCTTCTAAGGCCTATCAGTATCAGCGACAACAACACTCAACAGTCCCCCTCCCAACATCAGTCTTCTAA